A region from the Melanotaenia boesemani isolate fMelBoe1 chromosome 11, fMelBoe1.pri, whole genome shotgun sequence genome encodes:
- the ift81 gene encoding intraflagellar transport protein 81 homolog: MSEQLKFIVEQLNKDPFKKKFNLITFDSLEPMQLLQILNDVLAEIDPKQVIDIREEMPEQTVKRMCSLLGMLKYKPPGNLSDVSSFRQGLVTGSKPVVHPILHWLLQKVPELKKRAYLARFLVKLEVPADFLLDDVIGDTYHQYEELVEGFKTYHKECEQLRTSGFSTAEIRRDISAMEEEKDQLFKRVERLKKRVESLPNHQRMLDQAKQLRVEKEREESLTHQKQDQKNQLFQAEQKLLRSQQQLKDLRQASADASPESIMKRLEEEIKINSYMVSEKLPKELEGMRRTVQYLQKVASEPAMGQADLQDLEDKIKEVDSQINQLIEQRMMRNDPIDDKLTLYRQQASIITRKKESKAEELQEAREKLAAAEKELKQRTSQTQTLHGEEVISGDELKRLVAKLRSKGTAYKKKRQEIAELKAEYGVLQRTEEILKQRHETVQQRLQIVEAEKGISGYSDTQEELERVSAIKSELDEKKGRTLDDMSEMVKKLNSMIVEKKSALAPIIKELRSLRQRREELNQEYDEKKTRYESCAAGLESNRSKLEQEVKALREEIAQKENQYHYINSMSEIIEMQIQRAAEEMKAYVSSDPQERKKAIREVYMKNIAEQELLGKKLREEQKMVRENHSANMEQMKMWRDLEELMECKKKCFIKAQNKVSIGQIIQEGGEDRLVL; the protein is encoded by the exons ATGAGCGAACAACTGAAATTTATAGTAGAACAACTTAACAAGGATCCATTCAAGAAAAAATTTAACCTCATCACGTTTGACTCGCTGGAACCGATGCAGCTACTGCAAATTTTAAATGATGTTCTGGCCGAAATAGACCCAAAG caagtCATAGACATCCGTGAAGAAATGCCTGAGCAAACTGTAAAGAGAATGTGCTCTCTGCTGGGGATGTTAAAATATAAACCTCCGGGTAACCTCTCTGATGT AAGCAGCTTTAGACAGGGCCTGGTTACTGGTAGCAAACCTGTGGTTCACCCTATCCTCCACTGGCTGCTGCAGAAGGTCCCTGAACTGAAGAAGAGAGCTTACCTGGCCCGTTTTCTGGTGAAGCTTGAAGTGCCTGCAGATTTTTTGCTGGACGACGTCATTGGTGACACCTATCATCAG TATGAAGAGCTTGTGGAAGGATTTAAAACATATCATAAGGAGTGTGAACAGCTGAGGACTTCAGGCTTCTCCACAGCAGAGATCAGGAGG GACATTAGTGccatggaagaagaaaaagatcagCTATTCAAACGTGTGGAGAGGCTCAAGAAGAGG GTGGAGTCACTGCCCAACCATCAGCGAATGTTAGATCAGGCCAAACAGCTGCGGGTtgagaaggagagagaagagTCACTGACTCATCAGAAGCAAGACCAGAAGAATCAG cTTTTCCAGGCAGAACAAAAACTTCTGAGGTCACAGCAACAGTTAAAGGACTTGCGACAAGCATCAGCTGATGCCAGCCCAGAGA GCATAATGAAGAGACTTGAAGAAGAAATCAAGATAAACTCCTACATGGTCTCTGAGAAACTACCCAAAGAGCTGGAGGGTATGAGGCGTACAGTGCAGTACCTGCAGAAGGTGGCATCAGAGCCTGCTATGGGCCAGGCTGATCTCCAGGACCTGGAGGACAAG ATAAAAGAAGTGGATTCTCAGATAAACCAGCTGATTGAGCAAAGGATGATGAGAAATGATCCAATAGATGACAAACTCACACTTTATAGGCAACAG GCCTCCATTATCACTCGAAAGAAGGAATCAAAGGCAGAGGAGCTTCAGGAGGCGAGGGAGAAGCTGGCTGCTGCAGAGAAGGAGCTGAAGCAAAGGACCAGCCAGACACAAACCTTACATGGGGAAGAGGTCATAAGTGGAGACGAG CTGAAACGTTTAGTGGCGAAGCTGCGCAGCAAGGGAACTGCATACAAGAAGAAACGTCAGGAAATTGCTGAGTTGAAAGCAGAGTATGGAGTCCTGCAGCGAACGGAGGAGATCCTCAAACAGAGACACGAGACTGTCCAACAGAGACTG CAAATTGTGGAAGCTGAAAAGGGCATCTCTGGATACAGTGACACTCAAGAGGAGCTGGAGAGGGTGTCCGCCATCAAGAGCGAGCTAGACGAGAAGAAGGGCCGCACTTTGGATGACATGTCTGAAATG GTGAAGAAGTTGAACTCGATGATAGTGGAGAAGAAATCAGCTCTTGCACCAATTATAAAAGAGCTGAGGTCACTGAGACAGCGGCGTGAG GAGCTAAATCAAGAGTATGATGAAAAGAAGACACGATATGAAAGCTGTGCTGCTGGTTTGGAGAGCAACAGATCTAAATTGGAGCAG GAGGTAAAGGCATTGAGGGAGGAGATAGCGCAGAAGGAAAACCAATACCATTACATCAACTCTATGTCAGAG ATAATTGAGATGCAAATTCAGCGGGCAGCTGAAGAGATGAAGGCCTACGTGTCGTCTGATCCACAGGAGCGGAAGAAGGCCATCAG gGAAGTGTACATGAAGAACATTGCAGAACAGGAGTTACTTGGCAAG AAGTTACGTGAGGAACAGAAGATGGTGAGAGAGAACCACAGTGCAAACATGGAGCAGATGAAGATGTGGCGTGACCTGGAGGAGCTGATGGAGtgcaaaaagaaatgtttcataAAGGCACAGAACAAAGTTTCTATAGGTCAAATCATtcaggagggaggagaggacagGCTGGTGCTGTGA